In a single window of the Papaver somniferum cultivar HN1 chromosome 8, ASM357369v1, whole genome shotgun sequence genome:
- the LOC113303058 gene encoding uncharacterized protein LOC113303058, translating into MQRLVDNVLAVTKESVKTFTYESLNNIARLINGISALLLAILPGKATILEGMHGWELRPSFRGPRFPRWMENGVSSFNQFIHELSVDSDTSSSTDYTSGEEDYDENMYPSTPLSHSSRLSRASSYKYDKHHTSWFKWLFSWILWPVTFLLGIPFYLYRLAGLSGSSNPATLGSHHPSPRLNSGRKPSLFKDHVVHCRIDRRRGVIEDLQLAIEIFIETIFDFVHKAAHCLLSPSEAFRVFYGWFSFHESGTRGNPDGNLDTSIPTATLGENDPSPTERQATFHQSLNTDARTCEDVITELGYPYQAIRVVTSDGYVLLLERIPRRDSRKAVYLQHGILDSSMGWVSNGVVGSPAFAAFDQGYDVFLGNFRGLVSREHVDKGLSSRQYWRYSVNEHGTQDIPAMIEKINQVKTHELRASPAIEEETSDDQPHSICAICHSLGGAAILMYVITRRIEEKPHRLSRLILLSPAGFHEDSNPVFAIAEYLFLMMAPLLAPIMPGLYIPTKFFRMLLNKLARDFQNYPALGGLVQTLMSYVVGGDSSNWVGVMSLPHYNMNDMPGVSFYVALHLAQMKRAGRFIMFDYGSVSANMDEYGAPEPLDLGEYYELIDVPVDLVAGKKDRVIRPTMVKRHYKLMKDSAVEASYNEFEYAHLDFTFSHREELLAYVMSRMLLVNPSEQQHSQKSDKLKRRDTNRFTSNIAAEASSST; encoded by the exons ATGCAGAGATTGGTGGATAATGTTCTTGCTGTCACCAAAGA GTCAGTGAAGACATTTACTTATGAATCCTTGAACAACATCGCCAGATTGATAAATGGGATTTCAGCGCTTCTGTTGGCAATCTTGCCAGGGAAGGCTACTATTCTTGAAGGTATGCATGGATGGGAGCTCAGGCCAAGTTTTCGTGGACCTCGGTTTCCACGGTGGATGGAAAA CGGTGTATCCTCTTTTAATCAGTTCATTCATGAACTATCTGTGGATTCTGATACATCATCAAGCACAGATTACACATCTGGAGAAGAGGATTATGATGAAAACATGTATCCTTCTACACCTTTATCTCATTCTTCACGTCTATCTCGTGCTAGCAGTTACAAGTATGATAAACATCATACAAGCTGGTTTAAATGGTTGTTTTCTTGGATTCTGTGGCCTGTAACATTTCTTCTGGGGATTCCATTTTATCTTTATCGTTTAGCTGGGTTAAGTGGGTCATCAAACCCTGCAACCCTGGGAAGTCATCACCCGTCTCCGCGCTTAAATTCTGGCAGAAAGCCAAGCCTCTTCAAGGACCACGTTGTTCACTGCAGGATTGATAGAAGGCGTGGAGTTATTGAG GACCTTCAGCTGGCCATTGAGATATTTATTGAAACAATATTCGACTTTGTACACAAGGCAGCACATTGTCTCCTTTCCCCTTCAGAAGCCTTCCGTGTTTTTTATGGATGGTTTTCTTTTCATGAAAGTGGGACCAGAGGCAACCCTGATGGTAATTTGGATACGTCGATTCCCACTGCTACTCTTGGAGAAAATGACCCGTCTCCAACTGAAAGGCAAGCCACTTTTCATCAGTCTCTAAATACTGACGCGCGGACATGCGAGGATGTCATTACAGAGCTTGG GTACCCGTACCAAGCTATCCGTGTGGTCACTTCTGATGGATATGTTCTTCTTTTGGAAAGAATTCCAAG GCGTGACTCAAGAAAGGCTGTATATCTACAGCATGGAATACTGGACTCTTCCATGGG GTGGGTGTCCAATGGTGTAGTTGGCTCTCCAGCATTTGCAGCCTTTGATCAAG GTTATGATGTTTTCCTCGGCAATTTTCGTGGTTTGGTTTCTAGAGAACATGTTGATAAGGGCCTTTCTTCAAGACA GTACTGGAGATACTCCGTAAACGAGCATGGAACCCAAGATATACCTGCAATGATAGAAAAGATTAATCAAGTTAAAACCCATGAACTAAGAGCAAGTCCTGCTATTGAAGAAGAAACAAGTGATGATCAGCCTCATAGTATTTGTGCAATTTGCCACAGTCTGGGAGGTGCAGCGATACTGATGTATGTCATAACACGCCGAATTGAAGAGAAACCACATAGACTCTCAAGGTTGATCCTCCTATCTCCTGCAGGGTTCCATGAAGACTCCAATCCAGTGTTTGCAATAGCAGAATACTTGTTTCTCATGATGGCTCCCCTTTTAGCTCCCATTATGCCTGGATTATATATACCAACAAAGTTTTTCCGTATGCTTTTGAACAAGTTGGCTAGAGATTTTCAAAACTACCCTGCTCTTGGAGGCCTGGTTCAGACACTCATGAGTTATGTTGTTGGCGGTGACAGTTCAAACTGGGTAGGGGTGATGAGTTTGCCCCATTACAATATGAATGATATGCCAGGAGTTTCATTTTATGTTGCTCTTCACTTGGCGCAGATGAAACGTGCAGGAAGGTTCATAATGTTTGATTATGGGAGTGTCTCAGCCAATATGGATGAATATGGAGCACCTGAGCCGTTGGATCTGGGTGAATATTATGAGCTTATCGACGTGCCAGTTGATTTGGTTGCCGGTAAGAAAGATAGGGTTATCCGGCCAACCATGGTCAAAAGGCACTATAAGTTGATGAAGGATTCTGCCGTCGAAGCTTCGTATAACGAGTTTGAATATGCTCATTTGGATTTCACATTTTCACATCGGGAGGAACTCTTGGCTTACGTTATGTCTCGCATGCTTTTGGTTAACCCATCTGAGCAACAACATAGTCAAAAGTCAGATAAGCTCAAGAGAAGAGATACTAACAGATTTACTTCCAACATTGCTGCTGAGGCTTCATCATCAACCTAG